A portion of the uncultured Draconibacterium sp. genome contains these proteins:
- a CDS encoding LptF/LptG family permease, whose protein sequence is MKRLHLFIIKSFLGPFFMTFFIVLFVLLMQFLWKYVDDMVGKGLDLKVLAEMMFYASFAMLPLAFPLAMLLASIMTFGALGENYELVAMKASGISLFRIMRPLILIAVLITGSAFYFSNNILPKTNLKFSTLLYSVKKQRPELVLQEGVFTNEMDGYSIKVGKRDNETKMLYDLLIYDHTKNKPNESVTVADSGWLRITEDKKYMVLNLFSGVTYQEQKSQSRNKKETYPYQRNRFEEQTIRVKVRNFDFNRRDESIFKNQYRMLTIDQLKTADDSLTDDYYERVRNYMMQINITPTITRRMYNLTARTDSLKRDIADPKADTIFDFDAYYSGLDKWVQADIAKSALDRARSNMQQVNMYQGQLYNKKKLLNKYRMERHRKFTLSIAVLIFFFIGAPLGAIIRKGGLGMPVVVSIFLFILYYIVSMSGEKTAREDVWQMFNGMWFSSYIFLPIGVWLTYKAATDSAIMTAEAYSKFFARLGLGRFFKKKNSNE, encoded by the coding sequence ATGAAACGTCTACATCTTTTTATTATAAAATCATTTTTGGGGCCATTTTTTATGACCTTTTTTATCGTGCTTTTTGTACTGCTTATGCAGTTTCTGTGGAAGTACGTAGACGATATGGTCGGTAAGGGGCTTGATCTTAAAGTTTTAGCAGAAATGATGTTTTACGCATCGTTTGCTATGTTGCCGCTGGCTTTTCCTTTGGCTATGTTGCTGGCATCAATTATGACTTTTGGTGCATTGGGCGAAAATTACGAGCTGGTAGCTATGAAAGCTTCCGGAATTTCGCTTTTTCGGATAATGCGGCCTTTAATCTTAATTGCTGTTTTAATTACCGGATCTGCTTTTTATTTCTCGAACAACATCTTACCAAAAACAAATCTCAAGTTTTCTACACTGCTTTACAGCGTTAAAAAGCAGCGCCCCGAGTTGGTGTTGCAGGAAGGTGTTTTTACCAACGAAATGGATGGCTACAGCATTAAAGTTGGAAAACGCGATAACGAGACCAAAATGCTTTATGATTTGCTGATTTACGATCATACGAAGAATAAACCAAACGAAAGCGTTACGGTTGCCGATTCCGGTTGGTTGCGAATAACTGAAGATAAAAAGTACATGGTACTGAATTTGTTTAGTGGCGTTACTTACCAGGAGCAGAAATCACAAAGTCGCAATAAAAAGGAAACCTACCCTTATCAGCGAAATAGGTTTGAGGAACAAACAATACGGGTTAAAGTACGGAATTTTGATTTTAACCGTCGCGACGAAAGTATTTTCAAAAACCAATACCGTATGCTTACTATCGATCAGCTAAAAACTGCTGACGACAGTTTAACTGATGATTATTACGAGCGGGTACGGAATTATATGATGCAGATAAATATAACGCCAACCATAACACGGCGAATGTATAACCTCACAGCCAGAACCGATTCGTTGAAACGAGATATTGCAGACCCGAAAGCGGATACGATTTTTGATTTTGATGCCTACTATTCCGGTTTGGATAAGTGGGTGCAGGCTGATATTGCTAAAAGTGCTCTCGACAGAGCGCGAAGCAACATGCAGCAGGTAAATATGTATCAGGGGCAACTATACAATAAAAAGAAGTTACTGAACAAATACCGAATGGAGCGACACCGAAAATTTACATTGTCCATCGCGGTATTAATATTTTTCTTTATCGGTGCACCACTGGGAGCAATTATTCGAAAAGGCGGACTAGGAATGCCTGTAGTTGTGTCAATATTCTTATTCATTTTGTATTACATTGTTTCGATGAGTGGGGAGAAGACGGCACGTGAAGACGTTTGGCAAATGTTTAACGGAATGTGGTTTTCATCATATATTTTCCTCCCGATAGGAGTTTGGTTGACCTATAAAGCTGCTACTGATTCGGCAATTATGACAGCCGAAGCTTACTCAAAGTTTTTTGCCCGCCTGGGACTCGGACGTTTTTTCAAAAAAAAGAATTCAAACGAATAG
- a CDS encoding START-like domain-containing protein, whose translation MTGKVKINLEYIINCSPKVLYNRLSTASGLTEWFADDVRVRGKRFTFIWDGSEQTAEMTLHKDNRLVRYNWIDEEEEAYFEFKITRDELTGDVSLLITDFAEEDEVDETRGLWDSQVADLKHVLGS comes from the coding sequence ATGACTGGTAAAGTAAAGATTAACCTTGAATACATTATTAATTGTTCTCCTAAAGTGCTATATAATAGACTAAGTACAGCTTCGGGTTTAACTGAGTGGTTTGCCGACGATGTTCGTGTGCGTGGAAAACGCTTTACTTTTATTTGGGACGGATCGGAGCAAACGGCTGAAATGACGCTACATAAAGATAACCGGCTTGTTAGATATAATTGGATTGATGAGGAAGAAGAAGCGTATTTCGAGTTTAAAATAACACGCGATGAATTGACCGGCGATGTTTCGCTTTTAATAACTGATTTTGCCGAAGAAGACGAGGTAGATGAAACACGCGGTTTGTGGGATTCGCAGGTGGCTGATTTGAAGCATGTATTGGGTTCGTAA
- a CDS encoding helix-turn-helix transcriptional regulator: protein MNKTIAKEHICIDKILQKKKLKKTDLAKRLGINRQTLYSYMEGNITLENIIKIAKALEVETWELFNKSEHEVSGFIEFKGEVYRINSKNDLEILLSKM from the coding sequence ATGAATAAGACCATTGCAAAAGAGCACATCTGTATAGATAAAATATTACAAAAGAAGAAACTAAAAAAGACAGATTTAGCTAAGCGACTTGGAATAAACCGGCAAACTCTATATTCCTATATGGAGGGTAATATCACGCTTGAGAATATTATCAAAATAGCAAAGGCCCTGGAAGTTGAAACATGGGAATTATTCAATAAATCTGAGCATGAAGTTTCAGGATTCATTGAATTTAAAGGTGAGGTTTACCGAATCAACTCTAAAAACGATCTTGAAATCCTTCTAAGCAAAATGTAA